The Pseudomonas triclosanedens genome has a window encoding:
- a CDS encoding aldehyde dehydrogenase, translating into MGTLTRADWEARAKDLKIEGRAFVNGEYVDAVSGDTFDCISPVDGRFLAKVASCDLGDAERAVQVARAAFDSGVWSRMAPAKRKKVMIRFSELLLENAEELALLETLDMGKPISDSLSIDVNSAANSLRWSGEAIDKIYDEVAATAHDELGLVTREPVGVVAAIVPWNFPLLMTCWKLGPALSTGNSVILKPSEKSPLTGIRIAQLAIEAGIPKGVFNVLPGFGHTVGKALALHMDVDTLVFTGSTKIAKQLMIYAGESNMKRVWLEAGGKSPNIVFADAPDLKAAAEAAASAIAFNQGEVCTAGSRLLVEKSIKAQFVPMVVEAIKAWKPGNPLDPETNVGALVDTTQMNNVLSYIQAGHDDGAKLVAGGKRTLEETGGTYVEPTIFDGVTNAMRIAREEIFGPVLSVIEFTDAEEAVRIANDTPYGLAAAVWTSDLSKAHLTAKALRAGSVWVNQYDGGDMTAPFGGFKQSGNGRDKSLHAFDKYTELKATWIKL; encoded by the coding sequence ATGGGTACCCTCACTCGCGCCGATTGGGAAGCTCGCGCCAAGGATCTGAAGATCGAAGGCCGCGCCTTCGTCAACGGTGAATACGTCGACGCCGTATCCGGCGACACCTTCGATTGCATCAGCCCCGTGGATGGCCGCTTCCTGGCCAAGGTCGCCAGTTGCGACCTGGGCGATGCCGAGCGTGCCGTGCAGGTTGCCCGTGCCGCCTTCGATTCCGGCGTGTGGTCGCGCATGGCCCCGGCCAAGCGCAAGAAGGTCATGATCCGCTTCTCCGAGCTGCTGCTGGAGAACGCCGAGGAACTTGCCCTGCTGGAAACCCTTGACATGGGCAAGCCGATCAGCGATTCGCTGAGCATCGACGTGAACAGCGCCGCCAACAGCCTGCGCTGGAGCGGCGAAGCGATCGACAAGATCTACGACGAAGTCGCCGCCACCGCCCATGACGAACTGGGCCTGGTGACCCGCGAGCCGGTTGGCGTGGTTGCTGCCATCGTGCCGTGGAACTTCCCGCTGCTGATGACCTGCTGGAAACTCGGCCCGGCCCTGAGTACCGGTAACTCGGTGATCCTCAAACCTTCCGAAAAGTCCCCGCTGACCGGCATCCGCATCGCCCAACTGGCCATCGAGGCCGGTATCCCGAAAGGCGTATTCAACGTTCTGCCGGGCTTCGGCCATACCGTAGGCAAGGCCCTGGCCCTGCACATGGACGTCGATACCCTGGTGTTCACCGGTTCGACCAAGATCGCCAAGCAACTGATGATCTACGCTGGCGAGTCCAACATGAAGCGTGTCTGGCTGGAGGCCGGCGGCAAGAGCCCGAACATCGTCTTTGCCGACGCTCCGGACCTGAAGGCCGCCGCCGAAGCAGCCGCCAGCGCCATCGCCTTCAACCAGGGCGAAGTCTGCACCGCCGGTTCCCGCCTGCTGGTGGAGAAGTCGATCAAGGCCCAGTTCGTGCCGATGGTCGTCGAAGCCATCAAGGCCTGGAAGCCCGGCAACCCGCTGGACCCGGAAACCAATGTCGGTGCACTGGTCGACACCACCCAGATGAACAACGTGCTGAGCTACATCCAGGCTGGCCATGACGATGGCGCCAAGCTGGTGGCCGGCGGCAAGCGCACCCTGGAAGAGACCGGCGGCACCTACGTCGAGCCGACCATCTTCGACGGCGTGACCAACGCCATGCGCATCGCCCGCGAAGAGATCTTCGGCCCCGTGCTGTCGGTCATCGAGTTCACCGATGCCGAAGAAGCCGTACGTATCGCCAACGACACTCCGTACGGCCTGGCCGCCGCGGTGTGGACCAGCGATCTGTCCAAGGCGCACCTGACCGCCAAGGCGCTGCGCGCTGGCAGCGTGTGGGTGAACCAGTACGACGGCGGCGACATGACCGCCCCGTTCGGTGGCTTCAAGCAGTCCGGCAACGGCCGTGACAAGTCGTTGCACGCCTTCGACAAGTACACCGAGCTCAAGGCTACCTGGATCAAGCTGTAA
- a CDS encoding cupin domain-containing protein has translation MNVDQIVDFAQATTAPEHYRPAPERIIKGDPAQNVRNHYASPCGQFNVGIWEGEPGHWNVSYTEHEYCEILQGVSVIRDADGGAKTVRVGDRFVIPAGFSGTWEVLEPCRKVYVIFEQKA, from the coding sequence ATGAACGTCGATCAGATCGTCGATTTTGCCCAGGCCACCACCGCCCCCGAACATTACCGCCCCGCTCCGGAGCGCATCATCAAGGGCGACCCGGCTCAGAACGTGCGCAACCACTACGCCAGCCCCTGTGGCCAGTTCAACGTCGGCATCTGGGAGGGCGAGCCGGGCCACTGGAATGTCAGCTACACCGAGCACGAGTACTGCGAAATTCTCCAGGGTGTCTCGGTGATCCGCGATGCCGACGGCGGCGCCAAGACCGTTCGCGTGGGCGACCGCTTCGTGATCCCGGCCGGCTTCAGCGGCACCTGGGAAGTGCTGGAGCCCTGCCGCAAGGTCTACGTGATCTTCGAGCAGAAGGCCTGA
- the rpmG gene encoding 50S ribosomal protein L33, with product MRELIRLVSSAGTGHFYTTDKNKRTKPEKIEIKKFDPVVRKHVIYKEAKIK from the coding sequence ATGCGCGAACTGATCCGTTTGGTGTCCAGCGCCGGTACCGGCCACTTCTACACCACCGACAAGAACAAGCGTACCAAGCCTGAGAAAATCGAGATCAAGAAATTCGATCCGGTTGTTCGCAAGCACGTGATCTACAAGGAAGCCAAGATCAAGTAA
- the rpmB gene encoding 50S ribosomal protein L28 — protein sequence MSRVCQVTGKGPVTGNNISHAHNKTRRRFLPNLQHHRFWVESEKRFVRLRVSAKGMRIIDKRGIEAVLNDLRARGEKF from the coding sequence ATGTCGAGAGTTTGCCAAGTGACCGGTAAGGGTCCGGTTACCGGGAACAACATTTCCCACGCACACAACAAAACCCGCCGCCGTTTCCTGCCGAACCTGCAGCACCACCGTTTCTGGGTTGAATCCGAGAAGCGCTTCGTGCGTCTGCGTGTTTCTGCCAAGGGCATGCGTATCATCGACAAGCGTGGCATCGAGGCCGTTCTGAACGACCTGCGCGCCCGCGGCGAAAAATTCTAA